In the Chryseobacterium sp. MYb264 genome, one interval contains:
- a CDS encoding tetratricopeptide repeat protein, with amino-acid sequence MNPRVLELLKNPKHIQSEDLGLLKEEINSFPYIQNIRALHLYGVHLFDTENYRKELSTTAAYTTDKKILYQLINGKIQQKEKPKPEVVEKAEKPKEEDVKNNFQYVYKSSNFPLKREDKVQQIEINQEDINQSLSMPVEPEAVIAEPEKPEISEDQESCETQTSQIDSNYIYVNGERNRILFEGEEDFMNETLADKNAEFTPEVIINNDHISSEAVEETVNEEENIAFHETKTLHPETEALGNTEVEDEEVNLTLTQEETEKENIESDSELNTTEEELIIEEEHHSAEEKDTQFTSETIIHEEEITSDLAEEMIVEDESELSFHGTDSFLPEVKIESERIEAPIQEEEVAQPNINKHEDEMRRLIEEVEKKMKETKSIVSETKEEPEPVVNHDISFAETQNFEIKSEEVKEEDSVAEIVETIEGNEPLPSEQTEETNSENDEAASEVEEVKSSWKPMNFESHVPDSLLSKNQQNEVSKTEPVIVETPEAEEVREEEETEEVLLIAEEDSDLIEDKSKEINTPEAPVEDKESSDSDEETPVMNVSFFGSDISSWKPAEPVTEEIQEEEAEEIKPASEEKKLPNILDSNVPGFINTWQSWLKIDRPEEEEKQKTQTKAKAIESFIENNPRISQLKDESSYVVKEKTGDISHLMTETLANLYTEQKLYTKAIKAFEILIKKHPERKKHFEAKIQEVKDIRTRS; translated from the coding sequence ATGAATCCCAGAGTTTTAGAATTATTAAAGAACCCGAAACACATTCAGTCGGAAGATCTTGGTCTTTTGAAAGAAGAGATTAATTCTTTTCCCTATATTCAGAATATCAGGGCGCTGCACTTGTATGGGGTTCACCTTTTTGATACAGAAAATTACCGGAAAGAGCTTTCAACGACAGCGGCTTATACTACTGATAAAAAGATTTTGTATCAGTTAATTAACGGTAAAATTCAACAGAAAGAAAAGCCAAAACCTGAAGTCGTTGAAAAGGCTGAAAAACCGAAAGAGGAAGATGTAAAAAATAATTTCCAATATGTTTATAAAAGCAGTAATTTCCCTCTGAAAAGAGAAGATAAGGTTCAGCAAATAGAGATTAATCAAGAGGATATCAATCAAAGCTTATCAATGCCTGTTGAGCCGGAAGCGGTAATCGCAGAACCTGAAAAGCCTGAAATTAGTGAAGATCAGGAATCTTGCGAAACTCAGACCTCTCAAATTGATTCAAATTATATTTACGTAAACGGCGAAAGAAACCGGATTTTATTTGAAGGCGAAGAAGATTTCATGAATGAAACACTTGCTGACAAAAATGCTGAATTTACGCCTGAAGTTATCATTAATAATGATCATATTTCTTCAGAAGCGGTGGAAGAAACCGTCAATGAGGAAGAAAATATAGCTTTCCACGAAACAAAAACATTACATCCTGAAACAGAAGCTTTAGGAAATACTGAAGTTGAAGATGAGGAAGTAAATCTAACTCTAACTCAGGAAGAAACCGAAAAAGAAAATATTGAATCTGATTCTGAATTAAATACCACGGAAGAAGAATTAATTATTGAAGAAGAGCATCATTCAGCAGAGGAAAAAGATACCCAATTTACTTCCGAAACGATTATTCATGAGGAAGAAATTACCTCGGACCTCGCTGAGGAAATGATTGTTGAAGATGAGTCCGAATTAAGTTTTCACGGTACGGATTCTTTTCTTCCCGAAGTTAAAATTGAATCTGAACGTATTGAAGCGCCAATCCAAGAGGAGGAGGTTGCTCAACCGAATATCAATAAACATGAAGACGAAATGCGTCGTTTAATTGAAGAGGTTGAAAAGAAAATGAAGGAAACAAAATCAATAGTTTCTGAAACGAAAGAAGAACCTGAGCCTGTTGTAAACCACGATATAAGTTTTGCTGAAACTCAAAATTTTGAGATTAAATCTGAAGAGGTAAAAGAAGAAGATTCTGTAGCTGAAATCGTTGAAACTATTGAAGGAAATGAGCCGTTGCCTTCAGAACAAACTGAAGAAACAAATAGTGAAAATGATGAAGCGGCTTCAGAAGTTGAAGAAGTAAAATCTTCATGGAAACCGATGAATTTTGAATCTCACGTTCCTGATTCTTTATTGTCAAAAAATCAGCAAAATGAAGTATCTAAAACAGAACCTGTAATTGTTGAGACTCCAGAAGCTGAGGAGGTTAGAGAGGAAGAGGAAACAGAAGAAGTTTTACTGATCGCTGAGGAGGATTCTGACTTGATTGAAGATAAATCAAAAGAAATAAATACTCCGGAAGCGCCTGTAGAAGACAAGGAATCATCTGATTCAGATGAAGAAACTCCCGTAATGAATGTTTCTTTCTTTGGTTCTGATATATCCAGCTGGAAACCAGCCGAGCCTGTTACGGAAGAAATTCAGGAAGAAGAGGCGGAGGAAATTAAACCTGCTTCGGAAGAAAAGAAATTACCCAATATTCTGGACAGTAATGTTCCGGGATTTATCAATACCTGGCAAAGTTGGCTGAAGATTGACAGACCCGAGGAGGAAGAAAAGCAGAAAACACAGACCAAAGCCAAAGCAATAGAGTCCTTTATTGAAAATAATCCCAGAATCAGTCAGTTAAAAGATGAAAGCTCCTATGTGGTTAAAGAAAAAACCGGAGATATTTCCCACCTAATGACAGAAACACTGGCCAATTTATATACAGAACAGAAATTATATACCAAAGCCATTAAAGCTTTTGAAATACTGATCAAAAAACATCCGGAAAGAAAAAAGCATTTCGAAGCTAAAATTCAGGAAGTAAAAGATATAAGAACAAGAAGTTAA
- a CDS encoding DUF4126 domain-containing protein — protein sequence MLDQIPYLPYVISAFIGIGLAAATGFRVFLPLFAVSLASFMGWIPMNEHFEWLSGLPTLITTGIATIVEVLAYYIPFVDHLLDTLSIPLATIAGSVLFASQFADLGTFPQWALALIAGGGTAATVSSGFAGIRAASTMTTGGLGNSVVGTTETAGAGIMAVLAMILPILAGICAIILVIFILVSGRKFWKKLKTRNTARSTP from the coding sequence ATGTTAGACCAAATTCCCTATTTACCTTATGTCATAAGTGCCTTTATTGGAATCGGATTGGCAGCAGCCACAGGATTTCGGGTATTCCTTCCCCTATTTGCCGTAAGTTTAGCTTCCTTTATGGGTTGGATTCCAATGAACGAACACTTTGAATGGCTTTCCGGACTTCCCACGCTAATAACCACAGGAATTGCAACCATCGTGGAAGTTTTAGCCTATTATATTCCTTTTGTAGATCATCTCTTGGACACCTTATCCATTCCACTGGCGACTATTGCGGGATCTGTACTTTTTGCCAGTCAGTTTGCAGATTTGGGAACTTTTCCTCAATGGGCGCTGGCGCTTATTGCCGGAGGAGGAACGGCAGCTACCGTCAGTTCAGGGTTTGCCGGAATCCGGGCCGCTTCCACCATGACTACGGGGGGACTGGGAAATTCAGTCGTAGGCACCACAGAAACTGCAGGAGCAGGGATTATGGCGGTTTTAGCAATGATTTTACCTATTTTAGCGGGTATTTGCGCTATTATTTTAGTAATCTTTATTTTAGTTTCGGGACGAAAATTTTGGAAAAAATTAAAAACAAGAAACACAGCCCGCAGCACTCCATAA
- the rnpA gene encoding ribonuclease P protein component: MTNFKYPRAEKLKKNTEISLLFEKGKWKTNGNLRIIVLKDKPSAPVESTKFAVSVSKKYFKKAVHRNRIKRLLRECYRLNKEIFKEAFGEKTAAMLFWVSPELPQKFQEVEVQFIKLCQAQHQKKN; the protein is encoded by the coding sequence ATGACAAATTTCAAATATCCCAGAGCCGAAAAACTCAAAAAAAACACAGAGATCTCTTTGCTTTTCGAAAAAGGCAAATGGAAAACGAATGGGAATTTGAGAATTATTGTGCTAAAAGATAAGCCTTCAGCGCCTGTTGAAAGTACTAAATTTGCAGTTTCGGTTTCTAAAAAATATTTCAAAAAAGCGGTTCACCGAAATCGTATCAAAAGACTTTTGCGTGAATGTTATCGTTTAAACAAAGAAATTTTCAAAGAAGCTTTTGGTGAAAAAACAGCGGCGATGCTGTTTTGGGTTTCCCCGGAATTACCACAGAAATTTCAGGAGGTTGAAGTGCAGTTTATCAAACTTTGCCAGGCCCAACACCAGAAAAAAAATTAA